From the Lathyrus oleraceus cultivar Zhongwan6 chromosome 4, CAAS_Psat_ZW6_1.0, whole genome shotgun sequence genome, one window contains:
- the LOC127076803 gene encoding uncharacterized protein LOC127076803, giving the protein MNCSRKWNISIQYDMMTMNPLSQAETLVLSAFSNNKLRRLPHVFSRILQLPLRSDADVAVEESPNCFRFMAVTDSSLGHVETHALHIHPGVTRIVVRASQSLHFSLDDLHPDIWRFRLPESVIPELTTAVVVDGMLVVTVPKADRDDENNTAAVGGGGASLVVVQ; this is encoded by the coding sequence ATGAATTGTAGTAGAAAATGGAACATAAGCATCCAATACGACATGATGACGATGAATCCTCTCTCTCAAGCAGAGACACTTGTTCTCTCTGCTTTCTCCAACAACAAACTGAGGCGTCTCCCTCACGTCTTCAGCAGGATTCTTCAGCTTCCGTTACGCTCTGATGCTGACGTGGCGGTTGAAGAATCACCTAACTGTTTCCGTTTCATGGCGGTTACCGACTCTTCACTCGGTCACGTGGAGACTCACGCGCTTCATATCCATCCAGGTGTTACCAGAATTGTTGTGAGGGCAAGTCAGTCACTTCACTTTTCATTGGATGATCTTCATCCTGATATCTGGAGGTTTCGTCTCCCTGAGTCTGTCATCCCGGAGCTCACCACCGCCGTGGTGGTCGACGGCATGCTTGTCGTAACTGTTCCCAAGGCTGATCGTGATGATGAGAACAACACTGCAGCTGTTGGCGGTGGCGGTGCTTCGCTTGTGGTTGTTCAGTAA